A stretch of DNA from Chrysiogenia bacterium:
CGCAGGCTCAGTCGCTCGCACAGCTCCAGTGGGACAAAACGGGGGCCAATCGGCCCCCGTTTCTGCAACATATATAGGTGGGAGTTATCCGCGCCGCGCGATCATGTCGTACCAGACTTTCTTTTCGCGCTTGCCGACAAGGTCCAGGTAGATGGTCTTGGTCTCGGTGTAGGCCTCGAGCCCTTCGTCACCGAACTCACGCCCGAGCCCCGATTCCTTGTAGCCGCCAAAGGGCGCCTGCACGTTGAGCATGTGATACTCGTTGATCCACACGGTACCGGTGCGAATTCGCCTGGCCACGTTCCAGGCCGCCTGGGTATCGCGGCTCCAGACCGCGCCGCCCAGACCGTAGCTCGACTGGTTGGCCAGCTCGATGGCCTCGTCCACGTCCTTGTAGCGCAGCACGCTGAGCACGGGACCGAAGATCTCCTCGCGCGCAATGGCCATGTCGTTGGTGACGCCGGTAAAGATGGTCGGCTCGACGTAAAAACCCTTCTCCAGCCCCTCGCCCTCGGCGCGCTTGCCACCGGTCGCAACGGTTGCACCTTCGGCCTTGCCCTTCTCGATGTAGCCGAGCACGCGATCGAGCTGGCGCTGGTTGATGAGCGGTCCCATGTCGCTGGTCATCTCGGATGGA
This window harbors:
- a CDS encoding aldehyde dehydrogenase family protein, with the translated sequence IVLEDADLDSAIDAALWATFFHAGQACESGTRLFLPDTLHDDVVSKLVEKTKKIRLGDPSEMTSDMGPLINQRQLDRVLGYIEKGKAEGATVATGGKRAEGEGLEKGFYVEPTIFTGVTNDMAIAREEIFGPVLSVLRYKDVDEAIELANQSSYGLGGAVWSRDTQAAWNVARRIRTGTVWINEYHMLNVQAPFGGYKESGLGREFGDEGLEAYTETKTIYLDLVGKREKKVWYDMIARRG